In the genome of Pusillimonas sp. T7-7, the window GCGAAAAAAATATTCGGGCTTTTTCCGCCAAGTTCGACTGTGCTGGGTATTAGACTGTCAGCAGCGGCGTGAAGGATGTGATGACCGACAGTTGTCGAGCCAGTAAAAGCAAGTTTTCCAATACGCTTGCTGCTGGCTAGTGCAGCACCCGCTTCCTTACCATAGCCGTTAACGATGTTTACCACGCCGGCAGGCAACAGGTCACCGATCAATTCCATCAATACTAGAATCGATGCAGGTGTCTGTTCGGCTGGTTTCAGAACGATGCAATTTCCCGCAGCCAGCGCAGGAGCTAGTTTCCACGCAGCCATCAGAATTGGAAAGTTCCACGGAATGATCTGTCCCACTACGCCAATCGGTTCTTGAAAATGATAGGCGACCGTGTCTTTGTCGATATCAGATATGCCGCCTTCCTGGGCACGGATGCAACCCGCAAAATATCGCATGTGATCAATTGCCAATGGAATGTCAGCCGCCATCGTTTCACGCAGAGATTTGCCGTTATCGATGGATTCGGCAATTGCCAACAGCGAGAGGTTCTGTTCCATCCTGTCGGCAATTCGAAGCAGTACGGCAGCACGTTGAGAAGGTGCCGTTTCACCCCATAGTTTACGTGCGGTATGTGCAGCGTCAAGCGCGATCTCGATGTCATCGGCATTCGAGCGAGCAACCTCACAAAATACCTTTCCAGTAATCGGCGAGATATTTTCAAAGTATTCCGCACTAACGGGTGCTACCCACGCCCCGTCAATGTAGTTCTCGTATCGTTTTTTAAACGGGAACTCGATTTCGATCCCAGCTTTTTTCAGTTCTATCATGTCCATACCTGTCTCCTTAGTACTCTACTTTTTATACACTTTCGAACGTGACGAACAATGTTAGTGTCCGCCCCGGTTAAAGCAGATGATTTGATTGATCCATGGATCCGATTATTTACCACCAAAATCATGAATCGAAACACATAACACTCAGATTGTGTAATCAGCCCCCTACCTAAGGATGGGGCCGCCAATTCATTGCCTATTTCTAGCCATACATAATCTCCTAATTGCCCATCCATGCGTGTCTGCCCCGATTTCTTTATTGATAGCTTTCGCCATCCCAACCCTTCGTCTATACGGCACAGTTTAAAAAGCGCTGTAAATCAACGGATCACTCTGCAATAGGCGGCAACTCCGAGACAAAAGCTGCCCTCTGATACCAAAGGATTAAGAACGCCAAGGACGCAGAAGTTGCAGCTCCTGAAAAAGTCACCACATAATTGCTTGTTAAGTCTCTGAGCCACCCTCCCATCCCACTCCCGATTCCCGCGGTGATGAACGCGAAGAAGTATATTTCAGAGATGCGACGCCCCGCCTCTGAGGCGGGAAAGAGCTGTCGCATTAATACGCCATAAGCGGGGAGATAACCACCAAAGCCCAACCCTATAAGGATGATTCCAATTATCAGGAAAAAATAGCTTTGGGCGACTACCAACCATACAATTCCAAACAGATGTAAAGCGGACATCAGCAATAAAGTGGGATATCGTCCCCACCGATTGGCAGCATAGCCAAATGAAAAGCGGGACACGAGGGTTGCGCCTAGCATCACCGAAACGAGCATCGCAGCAGAGACGGGCGCAAACCCCTGCTCTTCTCCATAAGCAGTGAGGTGCCCTATAACCATAAAAGCGGCAAGATTGGAAAGTCCTATGCCCATTCCCAGAACCCAGACACATCTACGTTTTTGTGCAGGTGTAGTTCTCACCCCGTTTGCTTCATGACTTATAGACGGACTGGACGACGGAGCCTTGCGAAACGCTAAGGCGCAAAGCAACATAATCAAACCTGCTCCGATCCCGTAGCCAGTTAGCGTTAATCGCCATCCCCAGCCCTCTGTGGCCCACCGCAGCAGTGTCGGTAAGCACAACCCCCCTATTCCTTGGCCACTAGTAGCGATGGCAATTGCCAGTGCCTGATTACGGTCAAACCATTGGGCAAGAGCTGCTGTGATCGGGCTAAAAAATGCGCCCTGCCCAACCCCACCAATCAGAATGCCATAGGCCAAGTGCAACGTAATCAAGTGGGTCGCGTTGGCGGCAAGCACCAGTCCTGCTGTGGTTGATAAAGCACCCACCACAGCTATACAAAAAAACCCGTGCCGATCAAGCAGCCGTCCCAATAACAAACTACCCAGACCTGCCCCAAACATAGCCGTTAAATGAACCGAGGCAATTGTACCCACTCCAACATTCCAGTCGTGAGCTAACGGCTTAAGCAAGACGGGTATAGAAGTCACCGCACCAAAACTTAATGATGTGATGACTAATGTCACTAAAGCGAGCCACCAACTATAAGGAGTTTCAATGGAAGCAAACGAATGAACTCGCGCAGATTCAACAACTGGCATGTGAGAAGGGATCAGTTTCATAGGAGGCTATTCCGCGATAGTTCTACTCCTTTAACAGGGCCATATCGACATAGACAATATCGTTTTCAATACGTACGGGCGCTATTGTGATATCTTCCTCAGCGGGCCCCATAGCGTCTCCAGTCCTCATATCCCACTGCCAAAGGTGCTTAGAGCACGTTAAAGTCTTTCCATCGCAAAACCCAAGCTCCAGAGGCTCATCCATATGTGGACAAACTGCTTGGCAAGCCACCAGGCTATCGTCAGTCCGTACCAGCAAAATTCGCTGATTATCAACCTTGACCTCAAGCAGCTCTTCGTCATCCATATCCCCAATACTGCAGGCCGCTTGCCAATCCGAAACTACCTTCTCATCCTGAATCATGTTCTTTCCTTATATTGCCATCATCAGGCAAAACTATCGTAGCGTATGCGGTCAGGCTTCACCCTGGCCTCCCGCAAAAGCATTCTTAGTGTTCCGTTAACCATAGGAGGGGGCCCAGCAACAAAAACAATACGGTCAGCCCAGGCCCCCTCTAGGCAGCGTTTGGCGACCTCGTGTGCCATGCCGCTTTCGATATGCAAATGTCCCGCCGTTACCTTACGCGCTAGTTCCTCAGGCTCTTCAGATAACGCTAAAATTATGCGAAGCCGTTCCGGATACTTCTTAGCAAACTCTTGCAACTGAGAAACTATTCGGATAGAGCCTGAAGATCTTAGCCCGCACACCACGTCCAGACGGTGCCGGTCAAAATGGCGATTTTCAACCGCCCAGTCAAGTAGCGCCAAAGCCACCCCAATCCCAGAGCCACCAACAACTACCGCTAGGTCCTTGTCTTTAGCAGGTTGAATATGTGCAATCCCAAGAGGGCCGAATACACGCACTGGGGCGCCCACGACGTCAGGTGAGCACAACTTAGGAGAAAGCCCGCCTCCATCCTGGCGCCGCACAATGAACGTCAGCTGTGATACGTGCTTGCCATCATGAGCTGGCGAATACGCCCGGAACCCCTCCACTCCGTCCATCGCCAACAACACGAACTGTCCGGGTAAAAAATCGATGGGTGAACTTAAATTCACCCGAACATGGGCTAAGCCTTGCGTGTCAACAGACGTGCTGTCCACCACCCCCTCGAAGTAGCCTGGCAATGATGCTGGCATCTCAGGCGAGACAGAACGCGGCTGAATTTCACAAGTGGTGGTACAGGTGGATTGGCATAACAAGATATCCTGCTCGGACCGCAGCGCTGCGTTACCGGGGGCTTCAGGCCAGAGAGCCTGAATTTCACCGGAAACAAGTTGCGCACGACAGCTACCGCACGTCCCTGTCGCGCACTCGTAAGGCACATTTACGCCTTGACGCAAGGCAGCATAAAGTACAGATTCACCTGGATCACATTCCAGAGGGTGATCTACGCCTTGATAGTGCATATTAATTGTGGCATTCACAATGAAGCTCCCAAAAAAAACAGCTTAAGCAGCCTTGCTCACTTGCGCCAATCGCTGGGCCTCTTCGATCACGACGTCCTCTTGTGCAGCAACGACCTTACGTTCTCCGAGTCGCAATACTAATGCTCTAGGATCACACCCATAACGTTCAGCTGCCTGCTTAATAGGATGGATGTAGCCACCATATACGTTTGCATACCCCATTAAAATAGAGTCATTGTCAATGATGGGCATGGGCTGTGGCGCAACTTGCTTCGCGAACACATCAGCAGCATCCATAATTCCAAAAAGGTCTACATTCAGTTCGTGGCCTGCTCGCAACAGGGCTGCCACGGCAACTTCTGTCTGAGCATTGCCAGCACCACCGCCAAAACCCTTCAGGCTGCCATCAATATAAGTGGCGCCTTCATCGATAGCCGCCAGAATGTTACCGATTGCCAACCCCAGATTGTTATGCGGATGAAAACCAATAGGTATGTTTACCGCCTCCCGCACAGCCCTGACTCGCGCTGCGACATCCTCAGGCAGTAAATGACCCTGAGACTCGGCTAGATTGACGTAATCAGCTCCGTAAGACTCGAGTTTCCGAGCCTCTTCTGCTAGCGTCTTGGGATCAGCCATTCCTGCTGAAACAAGATAGCCCACCGTCATCATGCCCAAATCCTTGGCGCGCCGAATATGCTGCTCCGTTACGTCTGCCTCAGTACAGTGGGTTGCGACACGTGCTACTGACACTCCCACTGACGCCGCCATTTCCAGATCAGCAAAGAGACCGAACCCAGGTAGTAGCAATATTGCAACCTTGGCGCGCTTGACCGAACCACACGCTGCTTCCAAGAGCGCTTGATCTGTCGCAGGCGACCTGCCAACATGCACGCTACTGCCCCCTAGCCCATCACCATGGCCGACTTCGATAATATCTACGCCAGCGGCATCCAGGGCCGCGGCGCTAGTGGCAACAATTTCTGGGGTGAACTGATGGCGGTATGTATGATTACCATCACGAAGAGTTACATCAACGAAAGTGATTTTTGCCATGAGAAAGCTCCTTATATTTGAGTGGTAAGCTGACGCTCTGCAAGTACATTTGCATAGCGTTCTGCGACCGCCACAGCAGCAGCGTTAATAATGTCAAGATTTCCAGCATAGACTGGCAAATAGTCGCCTGCCCCTTCAACCTCAACGCAAGTCATGAAGTGATCTCCGCGCAGAAACGGTTCAACCGTCACGCGATAACCCGGCACATACTGCTGTACCTGGCTGACCATATCCAGCACAGAAGCTTTAACGGCCTGCTCGTCGACATTTTCCCCTACCACGGTATAAATCGTATTACGCATCAAAAGAGGAGGCTCAGCAGGGTTTACCACCACTAACGCCTTTCCTCGTGCAGCACCTCCCACTTCTTCCAGGGCGCGGGTAGTGGTGTTCGTGAACTCTTCTATATTTTGGCGAGTACCTGGTCCTATACTCTTACTCGCGACCGTCGCAACGATTTCGGCGTAACTCACTTCCGTGATTCGGCTAACCCCATAAACAATGGGCACTGTTGCCTGGGCCGCACAAGAAATCAAGTTCACGTTTTGCAAATCGAACTCATCGGTCAGGTTCACGCAAGGAACCACGCTTGGCCCTACTTTCGCTGGAGTCAGATCAATTGCCATGATCCCTGCCTCGCGGAAACGGGGTGCGTTCAATTTATGCGCTTTCGCAGAAGTAGCTTCAAAAACAATCTGAATGCCCGGGGTTTCTAAGATCGCATCAATTCCATCTGCCGAGGTCGCACAACCTAGTGCGCGTGCTCGCGCAAGGCCTTCGGAATCAGGGTCTATCCCTGCGACCAGCACCAGATCAAACAAGGAATGACGTTTAAGCTTATATAAAAGGTCGGTACCGATATTTCCCGAGCCAAGAATGGCAACGGAAACACGTTGCGATGCTGCTGACATAAACACCTCCAATGAACTATTAAATGGTTTAACCTCAACCAAAAAGTAAAAAACGATAATCAAAAACCAAATGGCATATCAATTGTTTAATGCCAGCGTCATCCAGGGCATCGATACGACACATATCCAAATAAGAATCAGAGCCAGCACAAATCGTGTGATTTGACGTACTAAGGCTGCATATGGCACTCCCATAGCCGCAGAGGTGACAAACAAATTAAGTCCATAGGGAGGAGTAATAAAACCTATTGACGTGCCAATGACGAATACGACTCCCCAGTGCACTGGATCTATGTTTAACGCGACCGCCACTGGGCCTAAAATTGGGGCCAAAATCAAAATGACAGCCACTGACTCAGTCAAACAGCCGACCACCAGAATTACAACTAGCATCGCTGCTATCGTCACCGAAGATCCATACGAAGCGCTAAGCGAAACAAGGAACTCCTGGATTATCGCTGGAACATCCATCACAGAAATAATCTGCTGAAATTGCAGCGAAAATGCCACCATCGGCGCTATGATTCCCGTAACGGCAGCACTTGTTTGCAGAATTTTAGGGATGCTGCCTAGCTTTAACTGACGCGTCACAAATAAACCCAACGCTAGGCAATAAATCGTGGCCACCCCCGCTGCTTCGGTAGAACTAAACCATCCGAGATAAAGCCCAAAGAAAAGCATGGCTACCACCGTTAAACCTAAGGTAGCCTGCTGCAGAGATACACCTATGTTTTTTATAAACGTCTTTATCGGCAAACGCGAAGCTGGTTCTACTCCACGAGTGAGAAAGACGCTGAATCCGATAAGACAGCTCATCATCAATAGGCCTGGCAACAATCCTCCGATGTTTAATTCAACCGGCGAGACGCTCATCGTTATGCCATAGATGATAAACATCGTACTTGGCGGTATCACTACACCCAAGGTTCCGCCTGACGCAATAATGGCACCTGCCAGCCCTCTCGGAACCCCCTGCTCACGCATTTCTGGCCCCATTAGTTTGCCCATGGTTGCAGCCGTTGCGGCATTGGAACCACTCACCGATGCAAACATGCCAGAGGCCAACACCGACGTTGCCGCAGTACGTCCGGGCAGAAAGGAAACCATGCTTTTTGACAAGGCTATCAGTTTCTGCGACAGGCCCCCGGCGGTAAGAAAGTCACCAGTACTAATGAACAATGGCACTGCAAGGAACGCAAAGCTCTTCAATGAATCGACAGCGGAAAAACCCATGTTCGCGAGAGGGAAATCAATGACCCAGTACGAAGTCGCGGCTACCCAAAACGCCATAAGCAAAACAATGGGCGTTCCGAATATAAACATCAGTACTGCCAAACTTGAAATGACTGTTAATGCCATGTTGATAGTTCCTAATTCAGACTCTGAACATTTACGTTCTTATAGGTTGATACTTGAGCCATCTGCTTGCTCTCTTTGCAGATCAACCCAAGCAAATAGCACTAACCATAAGCGCTGGAGAATTCGCAACATGGCAAAACCCCAACCTACGGGAACAGCAAGAAGCGCATACATTAAAGGAATTGGTGTGCCAAATATGGTTTGCTTCATCATCACACTGTTTTCTACCACGGCATAAGATGTCGTAATAATAATTACGCCGATACCAAGCCACAGTCCGCAGTCCATCACTTCTAGCGCTCTTTGATAGATCGGGGCCAGCTTCTTACGGACCTCTGAAAAGGCCAGGTTAGTGCCGTAACGCCCGTGCTTAGCCATCGAAAACCAGGAAAGCCAGACAAACGCATGCAGCGCAATCTCAGGCCCCCAGACAGCCTGTGTAGAAAAAACAGCGCGCCGTATAGTTTCCGCTCCGATCAGAGCGATCAAGGTGATATAACTGACCAGGATCACACTGTTTTCGATCTTAGCTAAGACACTGTCAATCTGCGCCATCACGCTGTTTTTGGTACCTGGCTCCACTTCCTCATTAACAGAGTCACTTTGGGCCATAATAAGTTCAGGCATGTCCTGCCCCCTCTTTGATTGAATAAATTCCTGTTAACACCGAGCTATGCTGGCTACCATTCAGTAGCCATCGATAGCAAGGGTTTGACTCAAATCACAACCACCATTTCTGAGGTTGCAGAGGTTTGCCAGATATGCTTTTCTCAAATTCCTGTAGTGCGCCGTATACGTCTACTCCGGCGATGTCATCTAATCTCTTGCGCGTCGCAGAGTAGAGTTGGGCGTTGGCCTCAATACCGCCCACACTATGGAATTCTTCTAGTTGATCTGCGCTCAACCGCGAACGCTTGATGCCACTTTCCAGATAAGCAGACTGTGGAGACGGGTTGTCACCATTACCGATAACGCTATTTTTCGCATCTTCAAGGGTATGGTATGACGCCTCCATCACCTCATAAGACGCCTCTAAAAACGCAAGCTTGATCTTATCGGGAAAGGTTTCGTACACCTTGGATGAAATAAATATCAACTCAAAACCAGGTGAAAAATCAACGCCAATGGCCTGAGACAAAACGCTATGCATCCCGAAGCCCGTCGCCGCTCCTGGCCAAGTTTCCGTTGCATCGACTACGCCAGACTTGAGCCCCTCTAAAAGTTCTGTCCATGCCAACGGAATCGGGCTCATGTTCATGCTTTGGGTAAAATTCGCAATCATCTCGCTATTAGTGATACGGATTTTTGCCCCGGCCAAATCTGCTGGGGACGTAATCAGTGGGCTATCCTCGTATTTCATGCCCATCATGATGTTCCGCATTTCCCCGCTGCCGTATAACGGAACGATCCCGTAGGCTTTTTGCATCACGTCGCGATATAGTTTATTGGACTCCTTGCTAAATAAAAAATTAAGGTATCCGGTACGGTCTTTCCACAGAAACGGCCAATCCAGAGCCACCGAATAGGGCATTACCGAACCAAGGTTCTGCGGGGACGAGGCACCAATTTGTATAATGTTATTTATGACACGGTCACCACAGGTGTTTTCAGCACAAGATTGTGCCTTGTCAATGATTTGAATGTGGACCTCTCCTTCGCTTTTTTCCTCAACACGCTTAGCAAATTCATAGACTCCGGTGCACAAATGGCGTTCGTTCGTGTCGGTCATAACACCAGCCCCAAAACGCAAACGATATTTTGCACGGCTTGCTGCACGCGCATCGCGCACAGCGAAGTCCGAAATCATGGGTACTAGGCCACTAGTCGCACCAATTGTGGTAGCGAAGAGTGCGGTCTTAATCCCGTAGGCCCGAGCGATGGAGAAAAATTCCCGCCGAGTGAGTGCTTTTTTCATTTTATGTCTCCTTAATTTTTTGATTGTCTGTAATTGCCACCCTCATTTACACGATAATATGCAGTCCAGCCCCCAGGTCTCGTGTATCCAAGCGCACTTCACGGTTGATAAGCTGCGGCTCGCCATTACTGATATCCAGGACGTCATGGTATTGACCCGAAGCAAATAACTTAGACGTGCCATTCGGATCCGTATATATAAGCAAAACGCTGGATAGTGCTTTTACTTTGTCTTCGATCTGCTCGATCTCATAAACACTGACATGGCGTTTAAAGGTCCCTTTCATACGCACATGTTTAGGCAACATAGAAAACAACGCCTTTAGACCTGATCGATCGTGGTTAAGCCACACCATTTCTTTACCAATGTCCGGGCTGTAGGCACTGATGCGATAGTTAAAGCTTTCACCACATTTCTTTAAAAAGCCTTTGAAATCTTCCACATCAAGCAGCATGCTAGAACCATAAATAACTCGTCTAATATTTTCGTGAATCACGTTCCCCTCCGTCATGCATATTCACTTAACTTTTCAGTACTGGATTGTTCTGGCGCAGCAGCCGTCCGTAAAGGATCTGACGCACTACGGTTCATATATCGTCCCCAGGTGCGGTAATAACTACGTACGATTTCATCGTCCTGCGACAACAGTTCCTCTTCTCTGGCGAAAATCCCATATTGAGAAGCTCCATGACGATTGGTTTTCTCGACAGCCTCTACAAAGATCACATCCTCTGCAAGGTTGCGACCGAACGGACCCCAGAATTCATTATGGTCTCCCTGGCGGTTTAATCTATCCTCGGCAGACTCCCCTTTGATGCCAAGTCCACGCTGTTCCAGTAAAGTCACGCCGGGCGCAATGGGAATACTTGTATCAATACGAACTACAGACGCACGTATGATGACGGTGGTATTTGGAAACAGATCGACAATCCTAAATTCGCCAGGCTGCAGCCCAGGTAAAACAAGATTATCTCGGGCATCCCACCCTTTGTAGTTTGTGTACTCCACTTTCAACGGGTCTAGCGAACCGTGCCCATTGGGATGAATTTTCCATTTGCGGTTGTGATAGCCTTCCG includes:
- a CDS encoding aldehyde dehydrogenase family protein gives rise to the protein MDMIELKKAGIEIEFPFKKRYENYIDGAWVAPVSAEYFENISPITGKVFCEVARSNADDIEIALDAAHTARKLWGETAPSQRAAVLLRIADRMEQNLSLLAIAESIDNGKSLRETMAADIPLAIDHMRYFAGCIRAQEGGISDIDKDTVAYHFQEPIGVVGQIIPWNFPILMAAWKLAPALAAGNCIVLKPAEQTPASILVLMELIGDLLPAGVVNIVNGYGKEAGAALASSKRIGKLAFTGSTTVGHHILHAAADSLIPSTVELGGKSPNIFFANVMDQDDAFFDKALEGLSMFALNQGEVCTSPSRILIQESIYDVFIERAIKRIENMKMGHPLDTTTMVGAQVSKDQMDKIMGYINIGREEGAQCLTGGIRNMPGTGLEDGFYIKPTLLLGQNDMRVFQEEIFGPVASVTTFKDEDEAIAIANDTDYGLGAGVWTRDGSQAYRVGRQIQAGRVWTNCYHLYPAHAAFGGYKKSGIGRETHKMALNAYQQTKCLLVSYSTNALGFF
- a CDS encoding MFS transporter, giving the protein MKLIPSHMPVVESARVHSFASIETPYSWWLALVTLVITSLSFGAVTSIPVLLKPLAHDWNVGVGTIASVHLTAMFGAGLGSLLLGRLLDRHGFFCIAVVGALSTTAGLVLAANATHLITLHLAYGILIGGVGQGAFFSPITAALAQWFDRNQALAIAIATSGQGIGGLCLPTLLRWATEGWGWRLTLTGYGIGAGLIMLLCALAFRKAPSSSPSISHEANGVRTTPAQKRRCVWVLGMGIGLSNLAAFMVIGHLTAYGEEQGFAPVSAAMLVSVMLGATLVSRFSFGYAANRWGRYPTLLLMSALHLFGIVWLVVAQSYFFLIIGIILIGLGFGGYLPAYGVLMRQLFPASEAGRRISEIYFFAFITAGIGSGMGGWLRDLTSNYVVTFSGAATSASLAFLILWYQRAAFVSELPPIAE
- a CDS encoding Rieske 2Fe-2S domain-containing protein, which codes for MIQDEKVVSDWQAACSIGDMDDEELLEVKVDNQRILLVRTDDSLVACQAVCPHMDEPLELGFCDGKTLTCSKHLWQWDMRTGDAMGPAEEDITIAPVRIENDIVYVDMALLKE
- a CDS encoding 2Fe-2S iron-sulfur cluster-binding protein, whose product is MNATINMHYQGVDHPLECDPGESVLYAALRQGVNVPYECATGTCGSCRAQLVSGEIQALWPEAPGNAALRSEQDILLCQSTCTTTCEIQPRSVSPEMPASLPGYFEGVVDSTSVDTQGLAHVRVNLSSPIDFLPGQFVLLAMDGVEGFRAYSPAHDGKHVSQLTFIVRRQDGGGLSPKLCSPDVVGAPVRVFGPLGIAHIQPAKDKDLAVVVGGSGIGVALALLDWAVENRHFDRHRLDVVCGLRSSGSIRIVSQLQEFAKKYPERLRIILALSEEPEELARKVTAGHLHIESGMAHEVAKRCLEGAWADRIVFVAGPPPMVNGTLRMLLREARVKPDRIRYDSFA
- the dmpG gene encoding 4-hydroxy-2-oxovalerate aldolase, with translation MAKITFVDVTLRDGNHTYRHQFTPEIVATSAAALDAAGVDIIEVGHGDGLGGSSVHVGRSPATDQALLEAACGSVKRAKVAILLLPGFGLFADLEMAASVGVSVARVATHCTEADVTEQHIRRAKDLGMMTVGYLVSAGMADPKTLAEEARKLESYGADYVNLAESQGHLLPEDVAARVRAVREAVNIPIGFHPHNNLGLAIGNILAAIDEGATYIDGSLKGFGGGAGNAQTEVAVAALLRAGHELNVDLFGIMDAADVFAKQVAPQPMPIIDNDSILMGYANVYGGYIHPIKQAAERYGCDPRALVLRLGERKVVAAQEDVVIEEAQRLAQVSKAA
- a CDS encoding acetaldehyde dehydrogenase (acetylating); translation: MSAASQRVSVAILGSGNIGTDLLYKLKRHSLFDLVLVAGIDPDSEGLARARALGCATSADGIDAILETPGIQIVFEATSAKAHKLNAPRFREAGIMAIDLTPAKVGPSVVPCVNLTDEFDLQNVNLISCAAQATVPIVYGVSRITEVSYAEIVATVASKSIGPGTRQNIEEFTNTTTRALEEVGGAARGKALVVVNPAEPPLLMRNTIYTVVGENVDEQAVKASVLDMVSQVQQYVPGYRVTVEPFLRGDHFMTCVEVEGAGDYLPVYAGNLDIINAAAVAVAERYANVLAERQLTTQI
- a CDS encoding TRAP transporter large permease, which translates into the protein MALTVISSLAVLMFIFGTPIVLLMAFWVAATSYWVIDFPLANMGFSAVDSLKSFAFLAVPLFISTGDFLTAGGLSQKLIALSKSMVSFLPGRTAATSVLASGMFASVSGSNAATAATMGKLMGPEMREQGVPRGLAGAIIASGGTLGVVIPPSTMFIIYGITMSVSPVELNIGGLLPGLLMMSCLIGFSVFLTRGVEPASRLPIKTFIKNIGVSLQQATLGLTVVAMLFFGLYLGWFSSTEAAGVATIYCLALGLFVTRQLKLGSIPKILQTSAAVTGIIAPMVAFSLQFQQIISVMDVPAIIQEFLVSLSASYGSSVTIAAMLVVILVVGCLTESVAVILILAPILGPVAVALNIDPVHWGVVFVIGTSIGFITPPYGLNLFVTSAAMGVPYAALVRQITRFVLALILIWICVVSMPWMTLALNN
- a CDS encoding TRAP transporter small permease, with translation MPELIMAQSDSVNEEVEPGTKNSVMAQIDSVLAKIENSVILVSYITLIALIGAETIRRAVFSTQAVWGPEIALHAFVWLSWFSMAKHGRYGTNLAFSEVRKKLAPIYQRALEVMDCGLWLGIGVIIITTSYAVVENSVMMKQTIFGTPIPLMYALLAVPVGWGFAMLRILQRLWLVLFAWVDLQREQADGSSINL
- a CDS encoding TRAP transporter substrate-binding protein, with protein sequence MKKALTRREFFSIARAYGIKTALFATTIGATSGLVPMISDFAVRDARAASRAKYRLRFGAGVMTDTNERHLCTGVYEFAKRVEEKSEGEVHIQIIDKAQSCAENTCGDRVINNIIQIGASSPQNLGSVMPYSVALDWPFLWKDRTGYLNFLFSKESNKLYRDVMQKAYGIVPLYGSGEMRNIMMGMKYEDSPLITSPADLAGAKIRITNSEMIANFTQSMNMSPIPLAWTELLEGLKSGVVDATETWPGAATGFGMHSVLSQAIGVDFSPGFELIFISSKVYETFPDKIKLAFLEASYEVMEASYHTLEDAKNSVIGNGDNPSPQSAYLESGIKRSRLSADQLEEFHSVGGIEANAQLYSATRKRLDDIAGVDVYGALQEFEKSISGKPLQPQKWWL